One segment of Chthonomonadales bacterium DNA contains the following:
- a CDS encoding P-II family nitrogen regulator: protein MKRVECIVRPMKLDEVKIALGEIGVTGMTVSDVRGAGRQRGHRESYRGVEYAIDLPTKVKIEMVVRDAEVEKVIEAVLLHAHTGEQGDGKIFVMPMEEAVRIRTDERGDEVL, encoded by the coding sequence GTGAAGCGCGTGGAGTGCATTGTCCGTCCGATGAAGCTCGACGAGGTGAAGATCGCGCTGGGGGAGATCGGCGTCACGGGCATGACGGTGAGCGACGTGCGGGGCGCGGGGCGCCAGCGAGGGCACCGGGAGAGCTACCGCGGAGTGGAGTACGCCATCGACCTTCCGACCAAAGTTAAGATCGAGATGGTCGTGCGCGACGCGGAGGTCGAGAAAGTGATCGAGGCAGTGCTCCTGCACGCGCACACGGGCGAGCAGGGCGACGGCAAGATCTTCGTGATGCCGATGGAGGAGGCTGTCCGCATCCGCACCGACGAGCGCGGCGACGAGGTGCTCTGA
- a CDS encoding zf-TFIIB domain-containing protein has product MAESTCPRCGDALASRVFGAVELDGCPRCGGIWFDRDELNQVTRDPEIGLIEVERAFKRVLARSACHGPMDCPRCRSRLVPYTFPHTPDIPVSICLACKGVWLDDGEVEQLAERIHAHRRNRAHARAPLTGEESHRHRASSAIGFLLSVACPACGATSTASALTCGICGAPIASRDAPRLCPRCDCPLTGIDLMGIKLEACGACRGGWLEEGRLPVFLQLTTDECAALLAALRAVEEEDPVGRPPAGQPRCPACHHELQAHAFGAQTIVDVHICVHCRGTWHDAGKLKAAHELVQREGFLSMHGGESDLWSRG; this is encoded by the coding sequence ATGGCGGAATCGACCTGTCCCCGCTGCGGCGACGCGCTCGCCTCGCGCGTGTTCGGCGCCGTGGAGTTAGATGGGTGCCCGCGGTGCGGAGGCATCTGGTTCGACCGCGACGAGCTCAACCAGGTTACGCGCGACCCGGAGATCGGGCTGATCGAGGTGGAGCGCGCCTTCAAGCGCGTCCTCGCGCGGTCGGCCTGCCACGGTCCCATGGACTGTCCACGCTGCCGCTCGCGCCTCGTGCCCTACACCTTTCCCCACACGCCGGACATCCCCGTATCCATCTGCCTCGCCTGCAAGGGTGTCTGGCTCGACGACGGCGAGGTCGAGCAGCTCGCCGAACGCATCCACGCCCATCGCCGGAACCGGGCGCACGCGCGCGCGCCCCTGACGGGCGAGGAGTCGCACCGCCATCGCGCGAGCAGCGCCATCGGGTTCCTTCTGTCCGTCGCCTGCCCAGCGTGCGGCGCCACCAGCACCGCCTCGGCACTCACCTGCGGCATCTGCGGCGCGCCGATCGCCTCGCGCGATGCGCCGCGCCTGTGCCCGCGCTGTGACTGCCCGCTGACGGGGATCGACCTGATGGGCATCAAGCTCGAAGCGTGCGGCGCCTGCCGCGGCGGTTGGCTAGAGGAGGGCCGCCTGCCAGTCTTCCTCCAGCTAACGACCGACGAGTGCGCCGCCCTTCTTGCCGCGCTTCGAGCGGTCGAGGAGGAGGACCCCGTGGGCCGCCCACCCGCGGGCCAGCCCCGCTGCCCGGCCTGCCACCACGAGCTTCAGGCCCACGCGTTCGGCGCGCAGACGATCGTGGATGTGCATATCTGCGTCCACTGCCGCGGCACCTGGCATGACGCCGGCAAGCTGAAGGCCGCGCACGAGCTCGTGCAGCGCGAGGGGTTCCTCTCGATGCACGGCGGCGAGAGCGATCTCTGGAGCCGCGGCTGA
- a CDS encoding tyrosine phenol-lyase, with protein sequence MGTPDPRPARRSWAEPWKVKVVEPIRMTTAAERERAIAEAGWNTFLLRSRDVYIDLLTDSGTGAMSDRQWAGMMLGDEAYAGSSNFYHLEEAVRRYYGYAHVVPTHQGRGAEHILSRILIKPGDRVPGNMYFTTTRLHQELAGGAFVDVIVPEAHDPASEHPFKGNVDLGALERLIGEVGAERIPYVSLAATVNMAGGQPVSMANARALRELTARHGIRVILDATRAVENAYFIQQREPGFADRPVADILREFCSHTDGCTMSGKKDALVNIGGWLALNDPELHEEASNLVVVFEGLHTYGGMAGRDMEAMAIGIAESVEDDHIRARVGQVEYLGDRLTAWGIPVVRPIGGHAVYLDARAFYPEIPQDHFPAQTLAAALYVDSGVRAMERGIVSAGRDPETGEHHYPSLELVRLTIPRRVYTQAHMDVTAESVAAVYEARASARGLRMVHEPRYLRFFQARFERR encoded by the coding sequence ATGGGTACCCCGGATCCCCGTCCGGCTCGCCGCTCGTGGGCCGAGCCCTGGAAAGTGAAGGTCGTCGAGCCGATCCGCATGACGACCGCCGCGGAGCGCGAGCGCGCCATCGCGGAGGCCGGCTGGAACACCTTCCTTCTGCGCTCCCGCGATGTCTACATCGACCTGCTCACCGACAGCGGCACCGGCGCCATGAGCGACCGGCAGTGGGCCGGCATGATGCTCGGCGACGAGGCCTATGCTGGAAGCAGCAACTTCTACCACCTCGAGGAGGCCGTCCGCCGCTACTACGGCTACGCCCACGTCGTGCCCACCCACCAGGGCCGCGGCGCCGAGCACATCCTCTCCCGGATCCTCATCAAGCCGGGCGACCGGGTGCCGGGCAACATGTACTTTACCACAACGCGACTCCACCAGGAGCTTGCCGGCGGGGCCTTCGTGGACGTCATCGTCCCGGAGGCGCACGACCCCGCGAGCGAGCACCCGTTCAAGGGGAACGTGGATCTGGGCGCGCTCGAGCGGCTGATCGGCGAGGTCGGCGCCGAGCGGATCCCCTATGTCAGCCTGGCCGCCACCGTGAACATGGCGGGTGGCCAGCCGGTTTCGATGGCGAACGCGCGCGCCCTGCGGGAGTTAACGGCGCGTCACGGCATCCGCGTGATCCTCGACGCCACGCGGGCCGTGGAGAACGCCTACTTCATCCAGCAGCGCGAGCCCGGCTTCGCCGATCGGCCCGTCGCCGATATCCTACGCGAGTTCTGCTCGCACACCGACGGCTGCACGATGAGCGGCAAGAAGGACGCGCTGGTCAACATTGGGGGATGGCTGGCGCTGAACGACCCGGAGCTGCACGAAGAGGCCAGCAACCTGGTGGTCGTCTTCGAGGGGCTGCACACCTACGGCGGCATGGCCGGACGCGACATGGAGGCGATGGCGATCGGCATCGCCGAGTCCGTGGAGGACGACCACATCCGCGCCCGCGTGGGGCAGGTGGAGTACCTGGGCGACAGGCTGACGGCATGGGGCATCCCCGTCGTCCGCCCGATCGGCGGTCACGCCGTCTACCTGGACGCGAGGGCGTTCTACCCGGAGATTCCGCAGGATCACTTCCCCGCGCAGACGCTCGCCGCCGCGCTCTACGTCGATTCCGGCGTGCGCGCGATGGAGCGCGGCATCGTCTCCGCCGGGCGGGACCCGGAGACCGGCGAGCACCACTACCCATCGCTGGAGCTCGTGCGCCTCACCATCCCGCGCCGCGTCTACACACAGGCGCACATGGACGTGACGGCCGAATCCGTTGCGGCCGTCTACGAGGCGCGAGCGAGCGCGCGGGGCCTGCGCATGGTGCACGAGCCGCGCTACCTGCGCTTCTTCCAGGCGCGCTTCGAGCGGCGATAG
- a CDS encoding right-handed parallel beta-helix repeat-containing protein, with translation MLHLVALLGLAIPAAAPPADTAPALREVRTAAQLVAAAARVGRLGGTLRLAPGEYRIDRPLRFRGRNHVNIVGSGWNTTIRRAGRGDALVFEDCGFCAVRDLMVVGGEGAGSGIVFRGTHSSSNTVDTCRIAEFGESGIRFEGDPKSPLSSNTVSRCHLIGNRGDQLYSRCNNDFFILQNQFGTHGAFPRTGCLLDRSAAGTYSLNYHWGNVVALRMGAGCHFIRVENNRFENARREAVILGGPNPYACMLTIFTGNTVHTSSEEASGRYPAIVATNVTDMTFTSNQVFSWDAAHARHRSSLVIGSGCRNWIVKDCVFRHNTGRSLVYEEDAGHIVKDNLAD, from the coding sequence GTGCTGCACCTCGTCGCCTTGCTCGGCCTCGCCATCCCCGCCGCCGCGCCCCCCGCCGACACGGCGCCCGCGCTGCGCGAGGTCCGTACCGCCGCGCAACTCGTCGCGGCCGCCGCGCGCGTCGGGCGGCTCGGCGGAACGCTGCGCCTGGCGCCCGGGGAGTACCGCATCGACCGCCCACTGCGGTTTCGCGGGCGCAACCACGTGAACATCGTGGGTAGCGGATGGAACACGACGATTCGGAGGGCCGGCAGGGGAGACGCTCTGGTCTTTGAGGACTGCGGGTTCTGCGCGGTGCGCGACCTGATGGTGGTGGGAGGAGAGGGCGCAGGATCCGGCATCGTCTTTCGCGGCACCCACTCTAGCTCAAACACCGTCGACACCTGCCGTATTGCCGAGTTTGGAGAGAGCGGCATCCGCTTCGAAGGAGACCCGAAGAGCCCGCTGTCGTCGAACACGGTGAGCCGCTGCCATCTGATCGGAAACCGCGGCGACCAGCTCTACAGCCGCTGCAACAACGACTTCTTCATCCTCCAGAACCAGTTCGGCACGCATGGCGCCTTCCCCCGCACGGGATGCCTCCTCGATCGCTCGGCCGCCGGCACGTACTCGCTCAACTACCACTGGGGGAACGTGGTGGCATTGCGGATGGGCGCCGGCTGCCACTTCATCCGCGTCGAGAACAACCGCTTCGAGAACGCCCGTCGCGAGGCCGTCATCCTCGGCGGACCGAACCCTTACGCGTGCATGTTGACCATCTTCACTGGCAACACGGTGCACACGAGCTCCGAGGAGGCGTCCGGCCGCTACCCGGCCATCGTGGCGACGAACGTGACGGACATGACCTTCACCTCCAACCAGGTGTTCAGTTGGGACGCGGCCCACGCCAGACACCGCTCGAGTCTGGTGATCGGCTCGGGATGCCGCAACTGGATCGTGAAGGACTGCGTCTTCCGCCACAACACGGGAAGGTCGCTCGTGTACGAGGAGGACGCGGGGCACATCGTCAAGGACAACCTGGCCGATTGA
- a CDS encoding glycoside hydrolase family 99-like domain-containing protein — protein sequence METAAAWVVALALAAAGARDGAASRAAWEWDFARGAGGWQSVRTRPLHAVGGALAVRPTGRDPQIVSPRVGIVTGPLDMLEVRLTASGAGLAQWFWRTTTEGPYGGYSPDLSCGVPIEERPGLQVLRVRPRWKAGQTLLNLRFDPPDDGSVRCSIRSVRLLRPPAAPPVALAFRFDGGRPHGWATGDGDAPVSAPDGITLDTTRPGARLVGPPIRLVSAERPYLTLDVTVPAAASAATGEAACLVELTPAEGGATRSVRVRVRSGGRGVYCVRLDPRDSGAIGLVELGLASPSPGRLTLHALRSSAALEAPKLNDAPTGLAVQTALWRGEFRVPVAPARIDVASHAPPQTHAAATEYTVGMWYFAAWEPEYTWDGWKQVAERSPWRIPLLYDSADAEMRFNGIQFYRSSNPRVVDWHVHWMREHGVNLMLWDWYPQVAADGAFDAGFFGNRALENGFLGKARLGGPPVATNRFAGKIAFATMWTNHAPMNAIGKGLTHYIVDQFFSQPNYYRVDDKPLLPVWSVDDLVRGAGGEDAARAVLEEMRVYARARGLPGVYVAAVNGAGSREHARSLGIDGVMGYNYLGGGGSHLETRRAGERLLRDHVEDWGTQSIGGQQATWARLAREFGRDYLLATMPMQNWEPTLRPDNYVVSAATPDGYREMLLRAREQIRAAGLRRFVSVEAFNEWLEGSYVEPSTQWGPGFLEAIRDVFAAEPTAR from the coding sequence TTGGAAACGGCGGCAGCGTGGGTGGTGGCCCTGGCACTGGCGGCGGCCGGCGCGCGCGACGGAGCGGCTTCGCGCGCTGCCTGGGAGTGGGACTTCGCTCGCGGGGCGGGCGGCTGGCAGTCCGTCAGAACCAGGCCGCTACACGCGGTCGGCGGCGCGCTGGCCGTGCGGCCCACCGGGCGCGACCCGCAGATCGTGAGCCCGCGGGTCGGGATCGTTACCGGGCCGCTGGACATGCTGGAGGTTCGTCTCACGGCCTCCGGCGCCGGCCTGGCGCAGTGGTTCTGGCGCACCACGACGGAGGGGCCTTACGGCGGATACAGCCCCGACCTCTCCTGCGGCGTGCCGATCGAGGAGCGCCCGGGGCTGCAGGTGCTGCGCGTGCGCCCGCGTTGGAAGGCCGGCCAGACGCTGTTGAACCTTCGCTTCGACCCGCCGGACGATGGCTCCGTGCGCTGCTCGATCCGCTCGGTCCGGCTTCTGCGGCCGCCCGCCGCGCCTCCCGTTGCGCTCGCCTTCCGGTTCGATGGCGGCCGCCCGCATGGGTGGGCGACCGGGGACGGCGACGCGCCCGTGAGCGCGCCCGACGGCATCACGCTCGACACGACCCGACCTGGCGCGCGGCTGGTCGGTCCGCCAATTCGCCTCGTGTCGGCCGAGCGTCCCTACCTGACGCTCGACGTGACGGTCCCGGCCGCTGCCTCCGCGGCAACCGGCGAGGCCGCCTGCCTGGTGGAGCTCACGCCGGCCGAGGGCGGCGCGACGCGCTCCGTGCGCGTACGCGTGCGGTCCGGGGGGCGTGGCGTCTATTGCGTCCGCCTGGATCCGCGCGACTCGGGCGCGATCGGCCTGGTGGAGCTCGGTCTGGCGTCGCCGTCGCCCGGCAGGCTCACGCTGCACGCCCTGCGCTCGTCGGCCGCCCTGGAGGCGCCGAAGCTGAACGATGCGCCCACCGGCCTGGCGGTGCAGACCGCGCTCTGGCGCGGCGAGTTCCGCGTTCCGGTCGCCCCCGCGCGGATCGACGTGGCCTCGCACGCGCCGCCGCAAACGCACGCGGCGGCCACCGAGTACACCGTCGGAATGTGGTACTTCGCGGCTTGGGAGCCGGAGTACACGTGGGACGGCTGGAAGCAGGTGGCGGAGCGTTCCCCGTGGCGCATCCCGCTGCTCTACGACTCGGCCGACGCCGAGATGCGCTTCAATGGCATCCAGTTCTACCGCTCGAGCAACCCGCGAGTCGTTGACTGGCATGTGCACTGGATGCGCGAGCACGGCGTGAACCTGATGCTGTGGGACTGGTATCCTCAGGTCGCCGCCGACGGCGCCTTCGACGCCGGCTTCTTCGGGAACCGTGCGCTGGAGAACGGGTTTCTTGGCAAGGCGAGGCTGGGCGGTCCGCCGGTCGCCACGAACCGGTTCGCCGGCAAGATCGCGTTCGCGACGATGTGGACCAACCACGCGCCGATGAACGCCATCGGCAAGGGCCTGACGCACTACATCGTCGATCAGTTCTTCTCGCAACCCAACTACTACCGCGTCGACGACAAGCCGCTGCTTCCGGTCTGGTCGGTGGACGACCTAGTGCGTGGCGCTGGGGGCGAGGACGCGGCGCGCGCCGTGCTGGAGGAGATGCGCGTCTACGCCCGCGCGCGCGGCCTTCCCGGCGTCTACGTCGCGGCCGTCAACGGCGCGGGCAGTCGGGAGCACGCGCGCTCTCTCGGCATCGACGGAGTGATGGGCTACAACTACCTGGGCGGGGGCGGCTCCCACCTGGAGACGCGGCGGGCCGGCGAGCGACTGCTGCGCGATCACGTGGAGGATTGGGGCACGCAGAGCATCGGCGGGCAGCAGGCCACCTGGGCGCGGCTGGCCAGGGAGTTCGGCCGTGACTACCTTCTGGCGACCATGCCGATGCAGAACTGGGAGCCGACGCTGCGCCCCGACAACTACGTGGTGAGCGCCGCCACGCCGGACGGGTACCGGGAGATGCTGCTGCGCGCTCGGGAGCAGATCCGGGCGGCCGGCCTGCGGCGCTTCGTGTCGGTCGAGGCGTTCAACGAGTGGCTGGAGGGCAGCTACGTGGAGCCGAGCACGCAGTGGGGCCCGGGCTTTCTGGAGGCAATTCGCGACGTGTTCGCGGCCGAGCCCACGGCCCGCTGA